Below is a window of Musa acuminata AAA Group cultivar baxijiao chromosome BXJ3-11, Cavendish_Baxijiao_AAA, whole genome shotgun sequence DNA.
TAACCTAATCATGGTTTTTATCAGCAAGAATCAAGCATAAAAAGTATGCAGCAAGCAGGTATTTATTTTTCAGTCCAATCTAGATTAAGATATTATCTCAGATAAATAATATAGATTTAAGCTTTAAGAGAGAAGGAAAAGCATCAGCGGAGAAAAACGAAGCTGAAGCCAAAAGCAACAGTAACAAAAGAGCACAAGAGAAACAGGAGGAGCAATAAATTGAAGAGAAGACACTATAAATGGCATTAAAACAAATGAAAACAAATAAAACCAGCAGTAAACAACGAAGAGATAGTAGGGGCAATACAGTCAACAAGTACATCAGAGATAAGTAAAATACTCTTCAATAGAATAAAACAGGAGAGGTTGGTCTGATAAGGAGTATAATACAGTGACCCCTTATGCCATGGAGAAAACAAGAGGGAGAATTAAGCAAGTAATTAATATTTATCACAATTGGCAAAaagtgattgattttttttttttttgtttaagtgGATAATAGGTGGATGAATACACAGGTTCTTGCTTAAATAGGGTTTGGAAAGGGTGAATAAATCCAACCTTACGCCTTGGGCAAAGAGGTTGTTTCCATGTACCTAAATCCTTGACACCCAAATCACAGAGAGAAACCTTCATGTGGCATATAAAATTTGGAATACTAATGGATATATAAGCTTTCAAACGGCACTTGTAAAACTTCCTCTTCGGTAAATTCACATGCAAATTACCAGTTTTATTCCTTAATATTACTTTATATAACAATATTACATGCTTATCATCCAAATAAATACAtcttttgatagaaatcaatgaataCTGGTATCACAAAATTTTTTTCTTGACAAGATAATAAGCATACTCACATAAAGATCATGCTCAGCATAATCAAATGCTAGATAGAGAGACATATCCGCATGATTGATGTGCACATTCACTAATTTGACGACATTCTCATGGCAAGTTTCTCGTAATAACTGCAGTGACAACAAAATAATGTGAGAAAATCATACAAAATATAAACTGGTACACAGATACATCTCCACTAAAACAAAAGTGGCTATGTTTGTGTACAATAATTGAAATTTTAATTGAATGttcaatcttttttttaataattttcttcaGATTCTATCTAATATTCTGTGTTATTGTGCACATGCATTATAACTAGccacaaagaaaaacaaaaatttgcagAATGAGCAACTAATGGGTCGATGAGCAATGCAAAAATGATTAAACATCATTTACCAAACATGAAACTATTTATCACATATACGATTACACATCTCCACTGTGTTATATTTAAAATGTTGTTTTATCAGACTGTGGTTGACACCATGTGCTTGTTACAGCCCTGCATCCTCAAACTTGAAAGTCTGAACCACCAACTAAAGTCTAAATCAACAGTAGTAGATGCATCTAGCTTGTAAACCAACTCAATTTTCTGCCAACATCAAATGTGAGAATAAACTGAGATGTGACTCCTGCACTTAAGTTTTAATGTGCTTGTCAATGTTCAAACATAGCCCACAATTAAATCCTAATATGCATATGGCCCAATCTACTGGTGTCTCGACACCATGATGTGGCTGCAACCCCATTGCACGGATAGTCCCTTCCTACTTGTGCCACACCATACCTAGTATGGATCATTTCTAATATACAACAGTTTTTTAAATTAAAGCTAGGCGCGAAGGTTTTAAAATACCCGAGGCACTAGACACTCGCCTAGACACCCACCCGAGCAAAGCGAAGGGCtctcaaatattaaaatataaaaagtatATATTACAATtgatatatatgattattaaataaaatCTCATCCAATATTTCTTATAGAAGctaatttaaattttatcatatattaGAGGGACCTGTTGGTGCAAGGTcaactaattataaaaataaaatcataatataaaataaaatcaactTGCCGACCAGGGGCAAGTTTGTAGCTTCCTACGGACTGTCATGGATAAAGTTGTAAACggagtgtttgatgtaatgctcatgtatgtccgcatcttttgattttgttcatgttttgcacagcatatagagagcttgcaataggtttGGCAACCCCATTTTGGCTGGTTTTGGTGGTCGTTTCAGGCTTGTACATGCAGGTTGTGTGCAATCGTCATGCAAAGGCAAAACTGCTCAAAAACAAGTCATCCAGGCAACCATTTTGAGAGTTCTAACTCTACAGAGTGGTACGAAGGGTCAGCCAATACAGCACCTAGGAGCTCCCTAGGTGACACATGGCTGGATGAGCCTTTCGGGTAGTGTCTAGGGTTGGTTCACTGCCTCGTTCTGCAACAGTGTCATATGAGCACTTGTGGGGACTTTGGGCCACGTGGATCACCTTGGACCTTTTGTCATGCGACCATTCAGATCTTGCAAAGTCCATATTTGTAACTTGCATTACCTATCAAATGTTTGCTGAAATAGTTGCCTGTGGATCCTGAGTTaaacgctttctctaactcgtcttctcttttgtaggtctttaagggatcataagaggtttcggggaggctaagcCTTTACAGACAGacatgcaagggtgtcgcacgacttaggcaaaaccagctaagcccATGACAGGATAACAGCAGAGGAGGTTTCGGACCTGTCCCTCGGTGGTGGAGGGAGTTGTGCACGAAAGCAGCGACGGCAAAGGAAGCTTTAAACCTATCCATTAATGGCGGAGGGAGCTACGTGCAAAGGTAACGACGAGGGAGAAGATAGGTTGACCAACGAGAGTCTCGGGTTTTACTTTCACTAGGTCGAGGTTGGGGTTGAGGGGGTTTTACTATGaggtttagttggttcaattaaacCAACTAAGTTATTGTTCGATCGAACCAAATTACACATTCTAGTTCGATTCGCTGGCATTGAATCGGGTGCTCACACAATGTCTGGGCGCCTGGGCTCAGGTGAGCGCCTAGGCGACTCTTCAGTGAAGTGTGTCGCCCAGAGATTGTGCAAGGCGCTCAGGCCTCACCTCACGTTACCCGACCACCTAGGCGAGGGCTTGGTCGCTTATTAAAACACTAATATACAGGCAATCATATAAAGCTTAAATTGATGAAATCCATGTGTTTCTATAAAAGCAACAACTAAACACTAAATTCTACCTCCACTGAGATAATTCAAGCTGTAAAACTGTTTGATCCTCTCGCCGGCCATGATATAGGAAATAAGATGAGAAACCATTCAAAGCCACTTAGTGTATCCTTTGGTTGGACATCAGTGTTTTCATCAATCACCTCCTCCATTTACCGGGTATGGCATCTCGTGTTCATGCACAAAAAAACTGCGCCTGACCATCCCAAGTTGGCATTTATATAGCAAATATCATCTACAACACATTCTTACGATACTAAAAACTAACCTATAAACTAAAACAGTTGTGTCTCCCAACTATTCTCGAGGAGGGGAACTCATCTCGTCCTTGTAATACGAAAAACTAACATATAAACCATTATAGTCGTCTCTGATCTATAGACTCGAGGTGGGAAAAAAGAGCAGCCTTAAGATTCGAGCCCCTGAGGACCAAGATTCACCGACTTGATATATCACCAGAACCAACCAACGAAAAGAATCGATAAAAGGATAGATACGCACCATGATCTCTCGGATGGCGGTGGGGGAGACGCCATCGCCCTCTTTGGATTGCTTGAACTTCTTGATGGCAATACAACCCTTGCGGAGGCTGGTCCGCGCCAAGAACACCAGCCCGTAGGTCCCCTCCCCGATCTTCCCCACGAGCTCGTACTGCTGCAGCCACGCCGGTCGATTCCCTCCACCTCCCCCGCCGCGGCCGTCGCCCATCTCTCCGCTCCTGCGGAGGCGTCGCGcctgccctcctcctcctcctcttcctcctctacgGGACGCCGCCCCCCTTTGTGCCCTTCCCGCTGCAAGACTCTCGTTATTGCAATTAATATTATTACCGTGGTGGTGAGACAGTCGTTTTAGTTGGTggggtagaggaggaggaggaccgaCCGTGTGATGCTGCTGATGATGAGAGCATCCTCTTCGGGTCACTAACCAGAGAACTGTACCACTTGTTCTGGAAACTAATCTCACGCCCTCCATTTCTTTTTATCGAAGGCTTTATATAACCATCACTGCATCTGATCATTCCGGAGCTAAGTCGGGCGGGTGGATTCACTTAATTAAGACTGTCACGTGCAACGCATGTGAGTAAGAGATCACGTTTAAATTTCAAATGTATCCTCAATACTTTCCTTTTCACAAAAATagcctttttttttccaaaaacaaATTATATTGTTTACTAACAAAATTAGACGTGAAGGATTATTATTTAGTTTTAAGGGATGTATCTCTATGTTAACATAAACAATTAGACTTTGTCCGAATAGGAAAGTTCCAACTTTGAAAGGTACGTACATTTTATgttgaaataattttaattttgatattaaaatttttcatattatagtttatgattttaattgatattaaaatcatgttATTGAAATCTAAATTATCTTaaatcatgaaaaaaaattatatatatttaggtattagatttgttttttatatatttgtgcattaaatctatttatattattattattattattttgattgtaCGACTCTTGTATGATTCATCTGTGTTTGTATTATGTCCCTACTTTAAAAAATTGGTCTATGGTGCTCGTAGCGATACAGGTTTTCTCGTGTGCATAGAAAATCCACGAATAATGAAGATGAAAAGAAAATGATGTGAAAGGAGAGGAGGTGTAGCACCACTAACGACAACTTGCTATCAGTGGCGATGCTACTACCTATGATAGCGCTTTGATGAGCTGGCTATCACAGACAATGTTGTAAATATAGTACTTGATGGAATGCTCGTATATGTCCGTGTATTTTGATTTTGCTCATACtttatacagcatgtagagggtttATAGTACGTTTGACAGTCTATTTTGATTGActtttataaatatttcaagCTTGTAAACATATGTTTTGTATAGTCATCGCAGAGATAAAATTGCTCAGAAATAAATTATCCAAATAGCTATTTTAGAGATTGTGGTATAAAATATCAACCAACATAGCATCGAGGAGCTACATGGATAGCATATGACTAAATGGGCCTTTATATAATGTTTAAGGCTAATTCACTATCTTATTTTTCTATAGTATCATGTAAGCATAAGATAAACTAAGATCAACAAAGTCCATAATAGGGTGACGACCTATTGCTTTGCTGATGTGCGATAGCCCTACTGTTTGCGACAGCACAAGAAGGGACGATGGCGGCTGCAGGGTTGTAACAATGAACTCAACTATGTGCTTCCCTGTAGTCGAGGTTAATGACAACGATCAAAGGCTATGATGGCGGTGGATAGCAATGCTATGGTACTCATAGATATAGCAATCGGAAAGGAATAATACTACATGAGGGGCGTCGATATCGAGATAACAGGCCCAATGAGAAATCATGCGGAATGAATAAGCCACGATAAAAAACCAACCGAGTGGGTATGTACAACTCGTGATTTGTCGTGGTTGGGTTGTTAAGTATCGCTACCTAATGTAgttgaattttttaaaatgtaatttatttttaatcttatttcaTTTTAGTTTGACTCATTTATTGTAGTATTCGTAAGATGAACCAATAAACTAAGTTAAAATAAGAGTATAAATGATTCTCTTATCAGAAGGTTAAAAATCAAAATGATAGGAATAATTATAAGATTTCCACTTAAATTGTCTAAGATctttctttttaaattttttaatgacATTTGATGAAGAAGGAATTGGAAAGAGAGAAAAATACCCTGAATCATATTAGGAACATGAGGAGAAAAAATATCTtagtaaaaataacataaatgatACCCTAAATGATAGTGTTTCATAAAATGACACCCAGTTAAACTATATACCCATGATTTTCATCATTTGctaaaaatactattttgtcaaACCTAATGAAACCAACAAAAAGAGTCCTTAATTTTTTCTATTGATATAGGATGAAATGAAGAACTTATAGAGCTTTGCTCCCCAAAACTATCGATCATTTGATCCCACGAGATCACCAAGAGTATCACCAGTGATTATTTTTGTACTCTTTCTTTATATGTTGTATTCTAACAATAAAGCTTATaacaaattaattaataattaattgaaTGATAGAATATATCTACGACCTCTAAAATATAtgtttttttaaaagataaaaaatatttcattaaATGTATAATAAACCCGTGCTTTGGACTTTGGGTGTCAATCCATAAAGGCTATATATACGATGATGTATGGTattaaatagaaaggattataatataataatatgatatttgtTACCCTTacttaataatataatttatgatgtttatatttcataaatatgataaataaaatattcatgtttTCTGTCTCTAAGATCAAAGTATATGCTTTCCGAAAACATAATTCTCAATGGTTTACAAAATATTATGTTGAGCATATAAATAAGCATTAATATATATGTTAAGCATAACGTAACAAAACAAAGTATGTTAACAGACTTGAATATAAGGTTAGGTTATGGCaataaaaattcatataatgattaaaaataataattaaaatttaattgatCTTAAGTGAATTTAAGACTTGAATGAATTTAACTATAATTAacgtaaaaatataaattttaaatagtaTGTATATAAAGGATCATAAGATATTTAGtcgagtaataaaaaattaagtgCAAATGCAAATCACGAatgttatattaaaaatattgagaTACATAAGTAAGATTGAAgaagacaaaaaataaattcaaatttaTACTAACAAAAGGTGAATTATTGTGGATTTTGATTTTCAtttagtcaaaaaaaaaaaggtgagtcACCTAAGCTATCAAAACATGAAAGTTAATTTATTTAGCTAACtatttgaatatgtcaaattattGGGAATTTTAATATGTAAGGTTTTTTCGAATCATTTTATTAGATACAACTGATGACTCAGCACGTGAAAGGAGCACTGCTTAAAAGGCATTTTCTTAGTGGAGGGGTTTAACCTTGTTTGGACCACCGGGCTCATCAGATCCATCTGTCCTCCGGCCAGGATTGGACCCATTTGATCCGATCGAGTCAGACTCGGGTCGAGTCAATTTGACCCATTGGGCTCATGACAGGATGGCATCGCCATTCTTCGCCCCCAAAGGAAAGCTTTCATCCCCTGCGGAAATCCCGTGGCGTTGTTTCGCTTATCACCGTACATCTCCTTCATACCTGATCGATCATCACCGTAGGAACCTGCACGCGATTCCAACGGCTACTTTCTCCGGCTGTCTGTCGAAGGATGGCAGAGACGAGGAAGTCGGAACTAGCCGTTGGAGGGCGTCTGCCCAAAGAAACAACACGAACCCCTTGGATTGACCGTCCATATATAGGCCGAAACGGGGTGCCGTCAACATACCTTGCGTACAGCGACCCGCTCTACACCCCATCGTCGTCTCTCGATCTCTCTCTGCGAAGGGGAAGGAGGGGAAGCAAACTCCTCCCATCGCCTCCTCCTCTCTGCAAGCGATCTCTCTGTCCGCCCTCACCGGAGGAGAACGAAAAGCCATCTTAATTAAATTGCTGTTCTTTTGTATATTCATACTGTTTGTTGTCTGATCGAGTTTTTGGTTGCAGGCTTCATCTCtctgtgattgatttatttcgTTATTATCGTTCCTTTAGTATTTCTATTGTTTTCTTGGATTGGTTTTGCGATTTCTTCTAATCCCATGGACGCAGGAAGCTTTTCTTCTTCTGTCTCTTCAGGGAACCGTCGATCGGCGTCTCGTCGCCACCCTCTCCAGGACGTCCCCTCGAGGCCGTTCATGCCTTCCATGCATACCTCCTCCGGGAATCCGTCGTCTCGGCAGACTGTAAGCCCCTGTTCTTGCCTGAAACAGAACAAACACTGGTCGCCATATTTGTTTCTGATCTCGATCTCTTGGAATTGTGTGTGTTTAGGATTCTAATGGTTCCTCTTAAATGTGGTTTTCCTTAATGTTCTTTTCGGACGATTACAGGGAGACAGGTTCATTCCCGATCGGTCCGCCATGGACATGGACGTGGCGTACTACCTCCTGACCGAGACGAGGAAAGAGAAGGAGAACGCAGCCGCAGCTTCCCCCTCCAAAGAGGCATATAGAAAGCTTCTTGCTGAGAACATTCTAAAGAACAGGACTAGAATTCTTGCTTTCAGGAACAAACCTCCAGCACCGGCACAGCCTTTCTTTCACGAAGCCGATGTCGTTTCTTCTCATCACGTTAAGCCTGCGAAGCAGCGCAGGTACATCCCACAGGTAATCTTTTTTGCTCTTCCTTCTGGTCTACTCTATTCTCGTGCCACGTTTTGCTCCCTGGGTTGCTGCTTCTCTTACCGGTCCTGGCAAATTCTTGTCGATGTTTTCAGTCAGCAGAGAGGACCTTAGATGCGCCGGATATCGTGGATGATTACTACTTGAATCTGCTGGACTGGGGGAGCAGCAACGTGTTGTCGATCGCACTCGGGAACACCGTGTACCTGTGGGATGCTGCAGATGGGTCTACATCTGAGCTTGTCACCGTGGATGACGATGCTGGCCCCGTCACCAGCGTCAGCTGGGCTCCCGATGGGCGGCACATCGCTGTTGGCTTGAACTCCTCGGACATCCAACTTTGGGACTCGACCTCCAATCGCTTGGTCGGTGCTttgtcttcttctcctcctcttctctccctctcaacatcatatttgtactagtagtcATCTGACTCGCTGTTGTGTCACAGATGAGGACTCTCAGAGGAGTCCATGGATCCAGAGTTGGTTCTCTGGCATGGAACAACAACATTCTGACCACAGGGGGAATGGACGGGATGATCGTTAACAACGACGTGAGAGTGAGATCTCATGTCGTGCAGACCTATCGAGGCCACCAACAGGAGGTGTGCGGGCTGAAGTGGTCCGGATCAGGCCAGCAATTGGCGAGCGGAGGCAACGACAATCTTCTCCACATATGGGACATCTCCATGGCCTCTTCGAATCCATCTCCCGGTCAAAACCAGTGGCTCCACAGGTTTGACGATCACATGGCTGCAGTAAAGGCTCTCGCTTGGTGCCCGTTCCAGAGCAATCTGCTTGCTTCCGGTGGCGGCGGAGGCGACAGGTGCATCAAGTTCTGGAACACTCACACCGGTGCGTGTCTGAACTCGGTGGACACTGGATCTCAAGTCTGTTCCCTGCTGTGGAACAAGAACGAGCGCGAGTTGCTCAGCTCCCACGGATTCACTCAGAATCAACTGACCTTGTGGAAGTACCCTTCCATGGTGAAG
It encodes the following:
- the LOC135653345 gene encoding cell division cycle 20.2, cofactor of APC complex-like gives rise to the protein MDAGSFSSSVSSGNRRSASRRHPLQDVPSRPFMPSMHTSSGNPSSRQTGDRFIPDRSAMDMDVAYYLLTETRKEKENAAAASPSKEAYRKLLAENILKNRTRILAFRNKPPAPAQPFFHEADVVSSHHVKPAKQRRYIPQSAERTLDAPDIVDDYYLNLLDWGSSNVLSIALGNTVYLWDAADGSTSELVTVDDDAGPVTSVSWAPDGRHIAVGLNSSDIQLWDSTSNRLMRTLRGVHGSRVGSLAWNNNILTTGGMDGMIVNNDVRVRSHVVQTYRGHQQEVCGLKWSGSGQQLASGGNDNLLHIWDISMASSNPSPGQNQWLHRFDDHMAAVKALAWCPFQSNLLASGGGGGDRCIKFWNTHTGACLNSVDTGSQVCSLLWNKNERELLSSHGFTQNQLTLWKYPSMVKMAELTGHTSRVLFMAQSPDGCTVASAAGDETLRFWNVFGTPEESKPAAKSTTRTPFSSYNHIR